Part of the Triticum aestivum cultivar Chinese Spring chromosome 4D, IWGSC CS RefSeq v2.1, whole genome shotgun sequence genome is shown below.
cttgtttgcctcagccacttcgagaaaatcatgcacgcccttaatgtactcggaggtgtgtctgtcaccgtacatccattgccggttcatctgcgtgcattatatataattaagtgtgtcaaaaaccattacagaacatcatgaatagataattaagtgaccaaattaatagaagttcatcatcacattagaaccaaagtacatacatagttctcatctaacaacatatatatagctctccagagcatctaattaattaaaccatacattgaaactatgtaaaacatttcaatgcgaaaacaaatgcgatcataatcgcaaccaaggtaacaattgatccaacggcataatgataccaagcctcggtatgaatgacatattttctaatctttctaatcttcaagcgcattgcatccatcttgatcttgtgatcatcgacgacatccgcaacatgcaactccaatatcatcttctcctcctcaattttttatttttccttcatgtaattgttttcttcttcaactaaatttaacctctcgacaatagggtcggttagaatttccggttcaaccacctcctagataaataaaatctatgtcacgttggtcggtatatttgtcataaacaaaaaatgaaccaaatagttataaaaagataatatataccacatccgaatcatagacaggacaagggccgacgggggcggataccaaaaccatcgcactatgtaataagaaggaataataaaagtaacaaaattagacaaataactatctaaagtaagaattttttcctttcagaaagaagataagaacaagaggctcaccacggtggtgctggcgacgagatcagcgcgggcgatcgacggcggtgaagacggggacgggacgtgacggaccgctaaacctagacaaatctcggggaaaatggagctcggaggtcgagtttcgagaggacaaagattaactagtgtggctcagacatttcatcgaacacctcatgtgcataggaggtgagctagagcatccaaatgccctcccctcgccggccagaaaaaacagagcactctggagtgctctgctgtggcgatggggtatatatagggaactcattggtcccggttggtggcaccaaccgggactaaaggcctttggtcccggttggtgccacgaaccgggaccaatgccccctttagtcccggttggtggcaccaaccgggaccaaaggccttgtgctgccccgcgtcaaaagtttagtcccacctcactagttgagagagcccgagagtggtttataagcgctgttgcgcccaccctctcgaactcctctcaactgcaggccttcaggcctaactgttctctttgcctgtggggcctactgggccttctgcgggcctgaatcctggcccatggatgggtttctagtcgtattcaggccgtggtggcccagtaggtggcataatttttttcctctgttttttttctcttttgctttatttgttttgttttgtttctacttacaacaaagaacttatttattttatttctaattacttatgtattttactttaattattttatttttatttattttactgctgctatttttatttattttactgctgctatttttacttaatttattaaggtttatttattgtagttactatagtttattttattttattttattaaggtttacgagctatgggagggacgaggggtggcgacgtgctgtgggacacgatgcaggggccgaggagggaatttagggttaagtttttatacgggaacggttagacgggctttagcgggctttcaccgggcttgtggggttttaccaggtcatcgatgagagtttccaaaaatgtcattagaaatccgtcatggattaacaggtttcttgtagtgatatgtcgagcacaatgagtggtgatcctccggcctcccactcgcacgcagccgccgccaccctcccgctcgctcgccgccgccgtcgtcaccagtcccggccatggcgccgccgctgccgtcgtgcccctgaagacctattcatcttgcctgaaggtgatcctgtgtcagatcctgcacgatacctcatcactacaacacgtcggcggcggtgtatgaggcgtccatggccctggtggcgccttcaagggaggacgcatgatcttcaagggaggacaggccatcagattcatccacttggtagcgtctttgttcatccaggtttgacgattcatcttttcattatctagtctctcagggatgtcaaacgtaccctcaacaactaacgtcagcatttattttgttctgtagtgaaccccctcgatgaatgcatgtgtgttgccgtggctagagaaaattctacatatccacatcctgataaccaacaagataagtagcagctttgatatggaggtattttccttcactgcatgctttttctttgtgccctttactatactgtagtagcatttgctaaattgcattgagagaataggacggcacaacaagctagggcttcaagaaaaccaaccaaattccttttttttgggatcaaccaaccaaattgctgtaatagcatgatccgcaagacctagaagggatctacacatgacatcggtggcttctcctccgcctgctatttgccgctttgacactgttgacagatccgagttccacctgctaggctcgaatggtagatgttacgggcaactgtatgtgaatcccactccaagggatcgcccttctctatcccagatatggcggttatggagttgatggctcgtgttttttttctcttttgctttatttgttttgttttgtttctacttataacaaaaaacttatttattttatttctaattacttatgtattttactttaattattttatttttatttattttactgctgctatttttatttattttactgctgctatttttacttaatttattaaggtttatttattgtagttactatagtttattttattttattttattaaggtttatttagttttatttattttattaaggtttatttattttataaatataaaaaaatgaacatagatgcgcttatagagaaaattaaacctaagggcatctattttcactttaagagaagctcaacaaggcatagagggacgggcttataaactggtgtgagcgcccttcggttggcgaggtgggactaaaaactggccgcaactaggaccagccctttagtcccggtttgtggtatgaaccgggactaaagggtggtggaccaggagcgtggcccattggtcccggtttgtcccaccaaccgggaccaaagggtccggacgaaccgggaccaatgcccccacaaggcccggcaggcccctggccgcacgaaccgggaccaatgctcacattagtcccggttcgtgactgaaccgggactaatgtgaatattgccctgtgaccaaagcccagttttctactagtgtagctcGGAGATGGTGGAGTTTACAAGCGGACTCAGGGAGGCTTATTCGAAACACACCcaacttttaccacaccctacagggACCATATGTGATGACACCGTGCCAGCTCTCGAGGAATTCCGGCATCGTGTGATTTTCTGAGGATTTAAACGATTGTACCAGGCATGCCACTGAGGTACTTTCGCCCCCCGATGGCAGGGCACGCCCCTCCCTCGTATGCACAAGGCCTATGCATGTCGCAAGGACATCACATAGGATTTTTCATGCCGCTTCGAGGCATGATTTCATGTGCCAACTTGCAGATCTGCAATTTCCAGCGATGAAACCCTAGCCGAgcaataaatgtctcaaatattgcaCGTGGGTCCGAAAAATGTGGGGGGCTGACACGTGTCATGcaatggcctcctttgagagcacgagaATTTTCAAGGTCAACAGAACAACAGGACCTgcacttcctgcacaaactggACACGTTCCCTCTTGATACCCAGAGACTAGGTTTACGAGCGGAACAAGTGAAGATTAGGAAGGTGGCTCAAAAATTATAATAATTGACTTAATAAAAAGCGCCGGCATCCATCATTAGGAAGATGGTCTGTCACTATGAATCTTCTCTGCTCGGGACAGGTGAAGATTCAAAGTGATGGTCCATCTCCGTAACAGTAGTGTAATGAAGACCAAAGCTTACTACATCTGGACTATCTGACTATTTGAACAGGTCCTTCTGCTTGTCggtaggcgaggtgggactaatcttTGCCAAATCTTTATCGAGTGCTGCTCTCGGCAAAGAAGTACCACCGTAACCGTGCCGTTATCCGCCGCCGGATGAGCAAGCTGCTTGGCTCTCGGCAAATAGGATTTGCCGAGTGTGACCCTTTTGCCAAATACTACTCTTGGCAATATCCTGTGTTTGCCGAGATGTGCTTGTTCCTGAGAGGTACTCTTGATGTCTGTGAGTTTGCTGAGTGCCCGTGCTTTAGCTCTCGGCGAAGGGCCTAACACCCGGCGTATACGAAAATTCAAATAGTGAAATAAACGACACTCATTTATTTTCAAGTATTGTTACCTAAGTCATCAAACTGATTGCTTGTCAATCATTGCTGATGACTTAGATAACAAATGTGACAACACACGTAAAAACAATTCACATTTATTTGACTAGTTGTGCGCATTACATTGATGCAGAGGTTGAGGATTTCAACcttatttttaaaataaaaagaaGTTCTGAATACATTCATATATGGGCGCACCAAATACTATGATGGCTCAACTTTTTGAGCTGCACGCTACATGCACTCATGCGGTCACGGGGACTAAGATGAGCTTTTCCTTTCTTGAAACTGTAATTCCAAACACCTCAGTCATATCTATGTTTTCTTCCTTCAATCCGGGTGGAAGCTTCCAATCGAATCGGTACATGAGGTTTGCCAGCATTGTCTCGACCGTTGCTGATGCCGAGTGAACCCCAGGGCACATTCTTCGTCCAAACCCAAATGGCAAGTAATGGAACTCATTTGGCTTCAGATCAACGCCGGCTCCATTCATAAATCTCTCAGGTTGGAATTCATTTTCATTTTCCCAGTAGCCACTGTGCCTGCCGAGTGCCCAGGCGTTGATAACGACACGAGTGTTTGCTGGGATCGTGTAGCCATCAACGGTGCAGGCATCTAGGGAGAAGTGTGGAATCATGAGAGGTACCGGCGGATGCAGTCGGAGTGTCTCCTTGATGACAGCCTTGAGGTAGGTCATGTTGGGGAGATCGTCTTCGGCGACCATCTCTTGCCCGTTGGTTACATTCCTCCTTACCTCTTCCTGCAGCTTCTTCATAAGGTGTGGCTTCCGTATGAGCTCCGCCATGGCAAACTCCAGCGTCATATACGAGGTGTCCGTGCCGGCCTCAAACATGTCCTGGAATTGCATGTACCAGACGTGGATATtgagctaccacagcaagtaaaaGTAGATATGAAATAGAGATGGCAAATGCAAATGGTGCACTTACTATCAAGATGGCCTTGATATGGTGCCTGGTGAGACCATACTCCTGCTGAAGAGAGAGGGATACGTCGATGAAGTCTTTGTCTTCTTCTTGCTCCGGCTGGGCCTCATCCTCACGGCTTACCATCCTTGCTGCATGGTCGTCAATTAGCTTGTCGAGGAGCAGGTCCCACCGCTTCCTCACCCGTCGGGCCTTGGCGCACGCCACCTTGCAGACCAACTCGAACCTCCCCAGGCTCGGGAAGTAGTCGAGGATGTTGAACCCTCCCAGGAGCGCCGCGTTGATGTCGGTGAGCTCACGGAACAGCTTGTTCCGCCCCTCCTCCTGGGAGAACTTGCCCGACACAGCACGGCAAACGAGGTCGTTGACGTACGAGTGCAGGAGCTCGCTCATGTCTACGGCCTCGCGCGCGGCCGCGGCCTTGGCGATCTTTCCAATCACTAGCCGGACCTCCTCCTCCCGGGCCGGGCGCTGGGACCGTATCTTCCTGGCGTTGAGCATGTGCACCGTCACGAGCTTCCTGGCCTTCCGGAAGTGCTCGCCGTAGGGCGCGAAGCACGAGTCCGTCTGCCCGTACATGATGATGTCGAAGACCATCGACCGCGGTCGCGACGCGAAGATGTGGTCGTGGGTGCGCAGGACGGCCTCGGCAGTGCGCGGCGAGGACACGACGGCGGTGGGCACGGCACCGAGGTGTACCAGCATGAGTTCCGGGCCGTACTTGGCGGCCAGGCCGGCGAGGGAGACGTAGGGAAGATCGCCCATTAGGTGTAGGTGCCCGATTATGGGGAGCCTCGTCGGGGGAGATGGGAGCAGGCTCAGCAGCTTGGCGTCGCTTGCCGCTCCCTGCTTGGTAATAATGCGGAGCAGGAGCGGCACAACCACAAGGGAGAAGAGCACCGCAGTCGCAATCAAGAGAGATCGTGGAGCTGCCGCTGCTGCTTCGTGGAGCATCTCGTCTACATGTACGTGAGCCATGGCAACAATGCTAGCTATCGTTCTTAGTTCTTACTGGCTGTGAGGCTTAGCTTCTCCATCGGTGCGTTCATTTATAGCCCAAGATCGATGCACATGTAGCATATGGAGTACCAAGGAATGATATTGTTTCCTTCAATTATAATTGGCTGTGAGGCCTAGCTTCTCGATCGATGCGTTTATTTATATATGTAGCCCAAGACCTATGGACATGCAACATGGATTATTGACAGTCTGACACACCAAGTTATATATTGTTTCCTTCAATTATAGTTCCCATGCATGTATATATTCGAATAAGTTTATCTATCTACAGAGTGTTCCATGCTCAAGTGCTCCCGAATCGATATTTTCTAACTAGACTTGATTGTATAAGAACCCGATTAATGGTAATATGCATTTTATTCATGCAGAGGTCGGATGTAGTATGTTCATTATGCTTTGTATTTAATTAGTGCTACATTTTAAGTTAATAAAAATGTCTTTTAAATTAGTTTATGAAATAGCCTATAATGCAAAAAAAGCATGTTGGGTCTCTGAAACACTTAAAAAGCACCCTTTACCGAGAAAAAAAATCATGCAAGCAAAAAACACACTACATTTTTCTCGCAAAGAATGAACTACAGTTGTGAAAGTACTACTATTAAAATAGTTTTGGTAGCGAGTGTTACGAAGGTCTAATTGGAATAAATTGGGACAAGCGGTTCAAATCAAGAATATATCACGTTTTTCAGACTTATTTTCTTTTGACTACTATTCAGTTTATGAGCTTCTTCGGACCTTAAGACTTTGTTACGTTCTTTTCTAATGATATGGCTGCAtacatcgattgatgcagaggcaggggtcatccttcttttcaaaaaaaatcaagaaTATATCATCACCTTGGAAATAGGTagtttagagcaagtacaatattAGGTTTATAGCCTACGTGGAGGAGAGACATGAAAAAAGATGGGAGTAGGCTCTCAAgtaagagcctagctatatgcatGCTCCTAGGTAAAAGTAATAATTTGatgagaaagaaagagagaaggtAAAAATATATAT
Proteins encoded:
- the LOC123097902 gene encoding indole-2-monooxygenase, which gives rise to MAHVHVDEMLHEAAAAAPRSLLIATAVLFSLVVVPLLLRIITKQGAASDAKLLSLLPSPPTRLPIIGHLHLMGDLPYVSLAGLAAKYGPELMLVHLGAVPTAVVSSPRTAEAVLRTHDHIFASRPRSMVFDIIMYGQTDSCFAPYGEHFRKARKLVTVHMLNARKIRSQRPAREEEVRLVIGKIAKAAAAREAVDMSELLHSYVNDLVCRAVSGKFSQEEGRNKLFRELTDINAALLGGFNILDYFPSLGRFELVCKVACAKARRVRKRWDLLLDKLIDDHAARMVSREDEAQPEQEEDKDFIDVSLSLQQEYGLTRHHIKAILIDMFEAGTDTSYMTLEFAMAELIRKPHLMKKLQEEVRRNVTNGQEMVAEDDLPNMTYLKAVIKETLRLHPPVPLMIPHFSLDACTVDGYTIPANTRVVINAWALGRHSGYWENENEFQPERFMNGAGVDLKPNEFHYLPFGFGRRMCPGVHSASATVETMLANLMYRFDWKLPPGLKEENIDMTEVFGITVSRKEKLILVPVTA